The following coding sequences are from one Achromobacter sp. B7 window:
- a CDS encoding DedA family protein, translated as MNASLHQFIVDYGLWAVLAGTFLEGESVVVFAGFLAHQHLMHLPYVMLCAFAGSFIADQLLFFLGRRYRDHRYVRRIREKPAFERALAAIDRYPHGFILSLRFLYGLRTVGPVALGMSRVPPLRFLVLNAIAAVIWAVCFSLVGYAFGQTIESLLGRLHGVETKLAVALAIGVVIGLAYHLLARRRR; from the coding sequence ATGAATGCGTCTCTGCACCAGTTCATAGTCGATTACGGGCTGTGGGCCGTGCTGGCCGGCACGTTCCTGGAAGGCGAGAGCGTCGTGGTATTCGCCGGCTTTCTGGCGCACCAGCATCTGATGCACCTGCCGTACGTGATGCTGTGCGCGTTTGCCGGGTCGTTCATCGCGGACCAGCTGCTTTTTTTCCTGGGCCGCCGCTATCGCGATCACCGCTACGTGCGGCGCATCCGCGAAAAACCCGCCTTTGAAAGAGCGCTTGCCGCCATCGACCGCTACCCGCACGGATTCATCCTCAGCCTGCGATTCCTGTATGGCTTGCGTACCGTCGGCCCGGTGGCGCTGGGCATGTCCCGCGTGCCGCCGCTGCGCTTTCTGGTGCTCAATGCCATTGCCGCCGTCATCTGGGCGGTCTGCTTCAGCCTGGTGGGGTATGCGTTCGGCCAGACGATTGAATCGCTGCTGGGGCGCCTGCATGGCGTAGAGACCAAGCTGGCCGTGGCCCTGGCGATCGGGGTGGTGATCGGCCTGGCCTATCACCTGCTGGCGCGGCGCCGTCGTTGA
- a CDS encoding PLP-dependent aminotransferase family protein, translating into MDPQPLYLRLANHYRRAIQTGVLAPEQRMPSVRTLVRTHHVSLSTALQACRRLEDDGLIEARPRSGYFVLQARRNSIPPVSEPDIRQALGAAQYVGIHDRVSDFIAKCEAHPVSANFALAAAVPEAYPMDALKQAMTRALRVSPHVLVSPVPPQGHPELRTVLARRALANGINATPDDVIVTHGCIEALNLALRAVARPGDTIAVESPTYFGLLQILESLGMRALEIPTSPQHGLSIEALDLAFQTHGNIRAVVVVPNFQNPLGCVMPDAEKARLVALCERQQVPLIEDDTYGALTDDDAPLAAAKSWDATGNVIYCSSMHKTLAPGMRLGWLLGGRWKARIAMLKYAQSRPNEPLAQIAVAEYLGSRAYDRHLARLRRHLKTQRDQTAEAIAAHFPRGTRLSVPHGGMLLWVEMPDGRSGMDVFEAALRQGIRVAPGAMFSNSTRYNHFLRISCGQRTTPDISRALLTLARIVGEGAT; encoded by the coding sequence ATGGATCCACAACCGCTGTACCTACGCTTGGCGAACCACTACCGGCGCGCCATCCAGACGGGCGTCCTGGCGCCCGAGCAGCGCATGCCCTCCGTGCGCACGCTGGTGCGCACGCACCATGTCAGCTTGTCTACCGCCTTGCAGGCCTGCCGCCGGTTGGAAGACGACGGCTTGATCGAAGCCCGGCCCCGCTCGGGCTATTTCGTCTTGCAGGCGCGCCGCAACAGCATTCCCCCCGTTAGCGAGCCCGACATCCGCCAAGCGCTGGGCGCCGCGCAATATGTCGGCATCCACGATCGCGTCTCGGACTTCATCGCCAAATGCGAGGCCCATCCCGTCAGCGCCAACTTTGCGCTGGCGGCGGCGGTGCCCGAGGCGTATCCGATGGATGCCTTGAAGCAGGCAATGACGCGCGCGCTGCGGGTGTCGCCCCATGTGCTGGTCAGCCCGGTGCCCCCGCAAGGCCATCCCGAATTGCGCACCGTGCTGGCGCGCCGCGCCCTGGCCAACGGCATCAATGCCACGCCGGATGACGTCATCGTCACGCACGGCTGCATTGAAGCGTTGAACCTGGCGCTGCGCGCGGTGGCCCGCCCCGGCGACACCATTGCCGTCGAATCGCCCACCTATTTCGGCCTGCTGCAAATCCTGGAAAGCCTGGGCATGCGGGCGCTGGAAATCCCCACCAGCCCGCAACATGGCCTGTCCATCGAGGCCCTGGACCTGGCGTTTCAGACGCACGGCAATATTCGCGCGGTGGTGGTGGTGCCAAATTTCCAGAACCCCTTGGGCTGCGTCATGCCCGACGCGGAAAAGGCGCGTCTGGTCGCGCTGTGCGAGCGCCAGCAGGTGCCGCTGATCGAAGACGACACCTACGGCGCCTTGACCGATGACGACGCGCCGCTGGCGGCCGCCAAGTCTTGGGACGCCACCGGCAACGTCATCTATTGTTCGTCGATGCACAAAACCTTGGCGCCGGGCATGCGGCTGGGCTGGTTGCTGGGCGGACGCTGGAAGGCGCGCATCGCCATGCTCAAGTACGCACAAAGCCGGCCCAATGAACCGCTGGCGCAGATCGCCGTTGCCGAATACCTGGGGTCGCGCGCCTATGACCGCCACCTGGCACGGTTGCGGCGACATTTAAAAACGCAGCGCGACCAGACAGCCGAAGCCATTGCCGCGCACTTTCCGCGCGGCACACGGCTAAGCGTGCCGCATGGCGGGATGCTGCTGTGGGTGGAAATGCCAGACGGCCGGTCCGGCATGGATGTGTTCGAAGCCGCGTTGCGCCAAGGCATCCGGGTCGCGCCCGGCGCCATGTTTTCCAACAGCACGCGCTACAACCACTTCCTGCGGATCAGCTGCGGCCAGCGCACCACGCCCGACATCTCGCGCGCCTTGCTGACCCTGGCGCGCATTGTCGGTGAAGGCGCCACATGA